The following proteins come from a genomic window of Heyndrickxia acidicola:
- the refZ gene encoding forespore capture DNA-binding protein RefZ: protein MVRVVSSTKASIIESAIYLFNTKGYDGVSIRDIANRANVNAANISYYFNGKQGLLEACFIQFFEGYLACIEDEVHLLGRERPEMCLKRAIINILNYQKKHHLLSRFVWRETSIDSQVVREITSSYLMKERFLLKQLVEGAMTDKHIKPSYISFFIIQLRSMLTMPFLNSQYLREVWSVFPNEKYFVDKYFLVIQDWLDESILKFPLMEVIHL, encoded by the coding sequence ATGGTAAGAGTTGTAAGCTCCACCAAAGCATCAATTATTGAATCTGCCATTTACTTGTTTAATACAAAAGGATATGACGGTGTCTCGATACGGGATATTGCTAATAGAGCAAATGTTAATGCTGCCAATATCTCTTATTATTTCAACGGGAAACAAGGGCTGCTTGAGGCTTGTTTTATTCAATTTTTCGAAGGGTATCTAGCCTGTATTGAGGATGAAGTTCATCTGCTTGGCCGCGAGCGTCCGGAGATGTGTTTAAAAAGAGCGATTATAAATATTTTGAACTACCAAAAAAAGCATCATCTACTCTCTCGTTTTGTGTGGAGAGAAACCTCGATTGATTCGCAGGTTGTAAGAGAAATTACTTCCTCCTATTTAATGAAGGAGCGATTCTTGTTGAAACAGCTTGTTGAAGGAGCGATGACTGATAAGCATATAAAACCTTCATACATCAGCTTTTTTATTATTCAATTGAGGAGCATGCTGACAATGCCCTTTTTAAATAGCCAGTACTTAAGGGAAGTTTGGAGCGTTTTTCCAAACGAAAAATACTTTGTTGATAAGTATTTTTTAGTGATACAGGATTGGCTTGATGAAAGCATATTGAAATTCCCCTTGATGGAAGTTATACATCTTTGA
- a CDS encoding sensor domain-containing diguanylate cyclase: MKMDMNHIILNYKSKLFDLVETAGKNEIANWISIITDTFQASQAAYYTRDIENKYQFVLTCSYSLDDSTIPETITEDILSRIFKGENVINQREWRNFPQLSLYNIGFRLVFKNKEKGYLFLNIPAHSSEEYDQNFYQEFIQESVCFLNIIEQLSGIVEEERKYKELFRVTEKFHSSMNIDMVLHEIINTLKRMFPQCQYYLMLSNDYHYKTDLPIKTLHYDSADENAMESYVNGEIRMIAARESKHTTLYAPLLGKQGVYGVLQIVSAHSLIFNNNEIEFIRLLANTAGGALENAKLYQQSTRLIEDLQLINETSMKLNASSRLEDTLHFLHAQISKSFHVQDIAFVMLHDNSCSVLEGSSSIFYEPEGEIYLDFVLKSLEREKDAIFISDFNSKFVNRRVNYSSLMAVPMIERDEIKGFCIAIHKNAYNFTFEMFKLFRSLIHHSTLAITNSILREELEKLVITDHLTQLFAKNYLNTQMEESMNNDEEGTFILLDIDNFKEVNDTHGHQVGDQILVQVARIIEQNIRATDIGARWGGEELAIYLPGVPLNIGEEVAVRLLKAVSEKTTPQITISCGVSYWNKERKDGIENLFNRADIGLYNAKNSGKNQVVVTDKCRQIM, encoded by the coding sequence ATGAAAATGGATATGAATCATATTATTCTCAATTACAAATCGAAACTATTTGATTTAGTGGAAACTGCGGGAAAGAATGAAATTGCAAATTGGATATCCATAATCACAGACACGTTTCAAGCTTCTCAGGCTGCATACTATACAAGAGACATTGAAAATAAGTATCAATTCGTTCTGACATGTTCCTACTCTCTTGACGACTCCACAATTCCCGAAACGATTACAGAGGATATTCTATCGAGAATATTTAAAGGTGAAAATGTTATAAACCAAAGAGAATGGAGAAACTTTCCACAACTCTCATTATATAATATTGGTTTTCGTTTGGTTTTTAAAAACAAGGAAAAGGGATATCTTTTTCTGAATATTCCCGCTCATTCTTCCGAGGAATATGACCAGAATTTTTACCAGGAATTTATTCAGGAAAGCGTATGCTTCCTGAATATAATAGAGCAGCTGTCAGGAATTGTGGAGGAGGAAAGAAAATATAAAGAATTATTCCGAGTGACGGAAAAGTTTCATTCGTCTATGAATATCGACATGGTATTGCACGAAATTATTAATACGCTTAAACGTATGTTTCCTCAATGCCAGTATTATTTAATGCTTTCGAATGATTACCACTATAAGACAGATCTTCCTATCAAGACCCTTCACTATGATTCTGCTGATGAGAATGCCATGGAATCCTATGTGAACGGGGAAATCCGTATGATTGCAGCACGGGAAAGCAAGCATACAACGCTTTATGCCCCGCTTTTAGGAAAGCAGGGAGTCTATGGAGTCCTTCAAATTGTGAGTGCTCATTCCCTAATTTTTAATAATAATGAAATTGAGTTTATCCGGCTCCTTGCAAATACAGCAGGCGGTGCTCTTGAGAATGCAAAGCTTTATCAGCAGTCTACCCGGTTGATTGAAGATCTTCAGCTTATTAATGAAACATCAATGAAATTGAATGCAAGCTCACGTTTGGAAGATACCCTTCACTTTCTTCATGCACAAATCAGCAAATCTTTCCATGTTCAGGACATTGCCTTTGTTATGCTGCATGATAATAGCTGTTCGGTACTTGAGGGGAGCAGTTCGATCTTTTACGAACCGGAAGGAGAAATATACCTTGATTTTGTACTGAAATCACTTGAGAGGGAAAAAGATGCAATATTTATCAGTGATTTTAACAGCAAATTTGTAAATAGAAGGGTGAATTATTCCTCTCTAATGGCAGTTCCAATGATTGAACGGGACGAGATCAAGGGATTTTGTATAGCAATCCATAAAAATGCCTACAATTTCACCTTTGAAATGTTTAAATTGTTCAGATCGCTTATCCACCATTCGACTTTGGCCATTACCAATTCCATACTCCGGGAAGAGCTGGAAAAATTGGTCATTACTGATCATTTGACACAGCTGTTTGCCAAAAACTATTTAAACACACAAATGGAAGAGTCCATGAATAATGATGAAGAAGGTACTTTTATATTATTGGATATTGATAATTTTAAAGAAGTCAATGATACACACGGACACCAGGTTGGGGACCAGATTTTGGTCCAGGTTGCCAGAATTATAGAACAAAATATAAGGGCTACCGATATTGGTGCACGCTGGGGAGGGGAGGAACTGGCCATCTATCTTCCGGGAGTGCCATTGAATATTGGAGAAGAGGTTGCTGTACGCCTGCTTAAAGCAGTCTCCGAAAAAACAACTCCCCAAATCACGATTTCCTGCGGTGTTTCCTATTGGAATAAAGAAAGAAAAGATGGAATTGAAAATCTCTTTAATCGTGCCGATATTGGACTGTATAATGCTAAGAATTCAGGGAAAAACCAAGTTGTAGTGACGGATAAATGCCGACAGATCATGTAA
- a CDS encoding GAF domain-containing protein, giving the protein MFHTSNYNGTKEQQYGLVKKQLAALIEGEPNRIANLSNASALLGQFLDRINWVGFYLVEGSELVLGPFQGLPACVRIPFGKGVCGTAISERKTIRVENVNQFPGHIACDAASQSEIVIPLIKNDTVIGVLDIDSPELNRFDEQDEKELNDFVQVLLKHL; this is encoded by the coding sequence GTGTTCCATACTTCTAATTACAACGGTACAAAAGAACAGCAATACGGACTTGTAAAAAAACAACTTGCAGCTTTAATTGAGGGCGAACCAAACAGGATCGCCAATTTAAGTAATGCATCCGCATTACTTGGCCAGTTTTTGGACCGCATTAATTGGGTTGGTTTCTATTTAGTGGAAGGCAGCGAATTAGTATTAGGTCCTTTTCAGGGGCTTCCTGCCTGTGTGAGAATTCCTTTTGGAAAAGGTGTTTGCGGTACAGCCATTTCAGAAAGAAAAACAATCAGAGTAGAGAACGTTAACCAATTCCCTGGACATATTGCATGTGATGCTGCTTCTCAATCGGAGATCGTCATTCCGCTTATTAAGAATGATACCGTAATCGGCGTTCTGGATATTGACAGTCCTGAACTGAACCGTTTTGATGAACAGGATGAAAAAGAGTTAAATGATTTTGTTCAGGTGCTGCTCAAGCATTTGTAA
- the rpsD gene encoding 30S ribosomal protein S4, translating into MARYTGPSWKLSRRLGISLSGTGKELEKRPYAPGQHGPNQRKKLSEYGLQLQEKQKLRHMYGVNERQFHNTFVKAGKMAGKHGENFMILLESRLDNLVYRLGLARTRRQARQLVNHGHILVNGSRVDIPSYRVLPGQTIGVREKSLNLDIIKESIEATNFVPDFVSFDADKLEGTFTRLPERSELPAEINEAFIVEFYSR; encoded by the coding sequence ATGGCTCGATATACTGGTCCAAGTTGGAAATTATCACGCCGTCTTGGTATTTCATTAAGCGGTACTGGTAAAGAATTAGAAAAACGCCCTTATGCTCCTGGGCAGCACGGTCCAAATCAACGTAAAAAACTTTCTGAATATGGTCTTCAGCTTCAAGAAAAGCAAAAGCTTCGCCATATGTATGGAGTTAACGAACGCCAATTCCACAACACTTTCGTGAAAGCTGGAAAAATGGCTGGTAAGCACGGTGAAAACTTCATGATTCTTCTTGAATCACGTCTTGATAACCTTGTTTATCGTCTTGGCTTAGCTCGTACTCGCCGTCAAGCTCGTCAGCTTGTAAACCACGGCCACATTCTTGTTAACGGAAGCCGCGTTGATATCCCATCATACCGCGTATTACCAGGACAAACAATTGGTGTTCGTGAAAAATCCCTTAACTTAGACATCATCAAAGAATCTATCGAAGCTACTAACTTCGTACCTGATTTCGTTTCTTTTGATGCTGATAAGCTTGAAGGTACTTTCACACGTTTACCAGAACGTTCTGAGCTTCCAGCTGAAATTAACGAAGCATTCATCGTTGAGTTCTACTCTCGTTAA
- a CDS encoding alpha/beta fold hydrolase, which produces MPAFISNGARLYFKEDGEGAPLILLHGLHGSSRMLKKEISQLKEHFRVIALDARGHGESDKPQHYTMEDHIQDVVNLLNHLKLEKVFLLGISMGSYIAQGVASAYPKRVEKLVLVVPKGHGKTSSMQELLDRHAQELEGLSFAEQFSYVSKYIFHSSAAIQNAFSEFYADKAMLTSPQEQDASNKAIEGFNFLKDLEKITAKTLVISGKYDGLNPPERGKEVASRIPDAAFIEFMHSGHGPSIEEPERFKKEVINFLSEENKN; this is translated from the coding sequence ATGCCAGCTTTTATTTCAAACGGTGCACGTCTCTATTTTAAAGAAGATGGGGAGGGAGCTCCATTAATCCTGCTCCATGGTCTTCACGGAAGCAGCAGGATGTTAAAAAAAGAGATCAGCCAGTTGAAAGAACATTTTCGCGTCATTGCTTTAGATGCACGAGGGCATGGGGAGTCAGACAAACCGCAGCATTACACCATGGAAGATCATATACAGGATGTAGTCAATTTGTTAAATCATCTCAAGCTTGAAAAGGTCTTTCTTTTGGGGATATCTATGGGAAGCTATATTGCACAAGGTGTTGCGTCAGCTTATCCCAAACGAGTTGAAAAGCTGGTTCTGGTCGTCCCAAAAGGTCATGGGAAAACTTCCTCCATGCAGGAACTTCTCGACCGGCATGCACAAGAATTAGAGGGGCTGTCTTTTGCTGAACAATTCAGCTATGTTAGCAAATATATTTTTCATAGTAGCGCAGCAATCCAAAATGCTTTCAGTGAATTTTATGCAGACAAAGCGATGCTGACCTCTCCTCAGGAGCAGGATGCCTCCAACAAGGCAATAGAAGGATTTAACTTTCTGAAGGATTTAGAGAAAATAACTGCTAAAACATTGGTCATCAGCGGAAAATATGATGGTTTAAACCCTCCGGAGAGAGGCAAAGAAGTAGCATCTAGAATACCGGATGCTGCCTTTATTGAATTCATGCATTCAGGACATGGGCCAAGTATTGAAGAGCCAGAGCGTTTTAAAAAAGAAGTCATAAATTTTCTCTCAGAGGAAAATAAAAATTGA